One window of the Rufibacter radiotolerans genome contains the following:
- a CDS encoding aldose epimerase family protein, whose translation MQIEKKPFGNTPEGTPVQLYTLKNEHGMTASITNYGGIVTSLLVPDKHGKAADVVLGFDSLEGYLSAAYLKNMPYFGALIGRYGNRIAKGKFTLNGQEYNLATNNGPNHLHGGLIGFDKVVWTATELPDQNALALTYTSPDGEEGYPGTLQVIVTYSLTPQNELVIDYRATTDKATPVNLTQHSYFNLTGGQEDVLNHELVINADQYTAVDANLIPVGELPEVAGTPLDFREPHLIGERIKQMEGGGYDHNYVLRNADGTLKLAATAYEKNSGRFMEVFTTEPGVQFYSGNFLKGEITGQNGQPIQNHAGFCLEAQHYPDSPNQPAFPSTILQPGQEYRQQTVYKFSTKG comes from the coding sequence CAATTACGGCGGCATTGTCACTTCGCTTTTGGTACCAGATAAACACGGAAAAGCAGCAGACGTGGTGCTAGGGTTTGATTCTTTAGAAGGCTACCTTTCTGCTGCCTACCTGAAAAATATGCCCTATTTTGGCGCCTTGATTGGGCGGTACGGAAACCGGATTGCCAAGGGGAAATTCACGCTCAACGGGCAGGAATATAACCTGGCCACCAACAACGGCCCCAACCATTTACACGGCGGCCTAATTGGTTTTGACAAAGTGGTATGGACCGCCACCGAACTCCCCGACCAAAACGCCCTTGCGCTAACCTATACCAGCCCAGACGGGGAAGAAGGCTACCCAGGCACGTTGCAGGTAATCGTCACCTACTCCCTTACCCCGCAGAACGAACTGGTTATTGATTATCGCGCCACCACAGACAAAGCCACGCCGGTGAACCTTACCCAACACAGCTATTTCAATTTAACGGGCGGCCAGGAAGATGTGCTGAACCATGAGTTGGTGATCAACGCCGACCAATACACCGCCGTAGACGCAAACCTTATCCCGGTAGGGGAACTTCCGGAAGTGGCCGGCACGCCTCTGGACTTCAGGGAGCCGCACCTGATTGGAGAGCGTATTAAACAAATGGAAGGCGGTGGCTATGACCATAACTACGTGCTCCGGAACGCAGATGGCACCCTGAAACTGGCGGCCACTGCCTATGAGAAAAACAGCGGCCGTTTTATGGAAGTCTTCACCACCGAACCCGGCGTGCAGTTCTATTCCGGAAACTTTCTGAAAGGTGAAATTACCGGCCAGAACGGGCAACCCATCCAGAACCACGCCGGCTTTTGCCTGGAGGCCCAGCATTACCCAGATTCCCCTAACCAGCCCGCATTCCCTTCCACCATCTTACAACCCGGGCAGGAATACCGCCAGCAGACGGTCTATAAATTCTCCACCAAAGGCTAA